Proteins from one Capricornis sumatraensis isolate serow.1 chromosome 2, serow.2, whole genome shotgun sequence genomic window:
- the LOC138096706 gene encoding olfactory receptor 11H6-like: MLLQTFAKTLNSSSVSKFILLGFPYTWEIRILCFSVFSGTYILTLIGNLCIICAVRCDHQLQTPMYILLANFSFLEIWFITSTVPNMLANFLSETNTISFSGCFLQFYFFFSMGTTETFFLSAMAFDRYLAICRPLHYPTVMPVQRCIRMGACCWVCGFLYFLLPIYLISQLPFCCLNKIDHFLCDPGPLIKLSCVPAPVIEIICAIYNSVLIFSTLLFITSSYTLVIRAVFRVPSAEGRHKAFSTCGSHLSVVSLFYGSIMVVYVSPTAGNPAGIQKYVTLFYSVLTPLFNPLIYSLRNKEMKEALRKLFKTLRFRQRPGRNL; the protein is encoded by the coding sequence CTCTAGCTCTGTGAGTAAATTCATTCTTTTAGGCTTCCCTTATACTTGGGAAATTCGGATCCTCTGTTTCTCAGTTTTTTCTGGGACATATATTCTGACACTCATTGGAAATCTGTGCATTATTTGTGCTGTGAGGTGCGACCATCAACTGCAAACTCCAATGTACATCCTGCTGGCCAATTTTTCCTTCCTGGAGATCTGGTTTATCACCTCCACTGTCCCTAATATGCTAGCCAACTTTCTTTCTGAGACCAacaccatctccttctctggctGCTTTCTGCAGTTCTACTTCTTCTTCTCTATGGGCACCACTGAGACCTTCTTCTTGTCTGCTATGGCCTTTGACAGGTACCTTGCCATCTGCAGGCCCCTTCACTACCCCACTGTCATGCCAGTGCAACGCTGCATCAGAATGGGAGCCTGTTGCTGGGTGTGCGGCTTCTTGTACTTCCTCTTGCCTATATATCTAATCTCTCAACTCCCCTTTTGTTGTCTCAATAAAATTGATCACTTCCTATGTGACCCAGGACCCCTTATAAAGCTGTCTTGTGTGCCAGCTCCTGTTATTGAGATCATCTGTGCCATCTACAATTCAGTCCTCATTTTCTCCACCTTACTCTTCATTACCAGCTCCTACACCCTGGTGATCAGAGCTGTGTTTAGGGTTCCCTCAGCAGAAGGCCGGCATAAGGCTTTCTCTACATGTGGCTCCCATCTGTCTGTAGTGTCTCTGTTCTATGGCTCTATTATGGTCGTATATGTGAGCCCAACAGCAGGCAATCCAGCCGGGATTCAGAAATATGTGACTTTGTTTTATTCTGTGCTAACTCCACTGTTCAACCCCTTGATCTATAGTCTCCGGAATAAAGAGATGAAAGAGGCTctgagaaaattatttaagaCTTTGAGATTTAGGCAGAGGCCTGGCAGAAATCTCTGA